One Mycobacterium sp. SMC-4 DNA window includes the following coding sequences:
- a CDS encoding DUF305 domain-containing protein, whose product MISTRRAPAAAGAAIATLVLLLSGCGDNATEPAGDTGAHTEHTSAPTDGAADTHDGTDAERATHNDADAAFARDMVPHHEQAIVMSDIVLAKDGVDERVVDLAERIKAAQGPEIETMNQWLTDWDVPQSDPHAHHGAGHEEMGMLSEPELDQLRDAEGVDAARQFLTGMIKHHEGAVRMAQTEVDNGQNPDAVRLAREIIDSQQREIDEMRQVLDSL is encoded by the coding sequence ATGATCTCCACCCGTCGAGCACCTGCCGCGGCAGGCGCGGCGATCGCCACGCTGGTGCTGCTGCTGTCAGGCTGCGGCGACAACGCTACCGAGCCCGCGGGGGACACCGGCGCCCACACCGAGCACACCAGCGCTCCCACCGACGGTGCCGCTGACACCCACGACGGCACCGACGCCGAGCGCGCCACCCACAACGATGCCGACGCGGCGTTTGCCCGCGACATGGTGCCCCATCATGAGCAGGCCATCGTGATGAGCGACATCGTGCTGGCCAAGGATGGCGTCGATGAGCGGGTGGTCGATCTGGCCGAGCGGATCAAGGCGGCCCAGGGTCCCGAGATCGAGACGATGAACCAGTGGCTGACCGACTGGGACGTTCCCCAGTCCGACCCGCACGCCCATCACGGGGCCGGTCACGAGGAGATGGGCATGCTGAGCGAGCCCGAGCTCGATCAGCTCCGTGATGCCGAAGGTGTCGACGCCGCCCGGCAGTTTTTGACCGGGATGATCAAACACCACGAGGGCGCGGTCCGGATGGCCCAGACCGAGGTGGACAACGGCCAGAACCCGGACGCAGTGCGGCTGGCCCGGGAGATCATCGACAGCCAGCAACGTGAGATCGACGAGATGAGGCAGGTCCTCGACTCGCTCTGA
- a CDS encoding IS30 family transposase, with product MHDGATVVAAAVAAGVSENQARRWVAQAGYVPLTPVAANDDADAARDLDSLRRRGRLTFDQRWRLERLLAAGATVAQAADALGRDRSTIYRECARGATPSGYRAGVGHDVAAINTKRPKKRKLETASVLLDEVVTRLKRRDSPEQIAGRLRLDFPDDPEMWVSHETIYQALYVQPRGELARLIKQALRSGRTHRKPQGRKTNESRGQIKDMINISERPAEADDRAIPGHWEGDLILGSTASASAIGTMVERTTGFVMLLHLPGDRTAATLAEAMSAKIPEIPEILRRSLTWDQGKEMALHTQITQATGLPIYFCDPHSPWQRGTNENTNGLLRQYFPKSTDLSFYGPGWLDQVAAELNSRPRKRHGWRTPAEELDRLLSDPSTFVAATA from the coding sequence ATGCATGACGGGGCCACCGTCGTGGCCGCGGCGGTGGCTGCGGGCGTGTCGGAGAATCAGGCACGACGCTGGGTCGCTCAGGCTGGTTATGTGCCCCTGACCCCTGTCGCTGCCAACGACGACGCCGATGCCGCCCGAGACCTCGATAGCCTACGTCGGCGCGGCCGGCTGACGTTTGACCAGCGGTGGCGCCTGGAGCGGCTGCTGGCCGCCGGGGCGACGGTAGCTCAAGCCGCTGACGCGTTGGGCCGGGACCGGTCGACGATCTACCGCGAATGTGCCCGTGGAGCCACCCCCAGCGGGTACCGGGCTGGCGTGGGCCATGACGTCGCTGCCATTAACACTAAGCGGCCCAAGAAGCGCAAGCTCGAGACTGCTTCTGTGCTGTTGGACGAGGTCGTGACACGCTTGAAGCGGCGCGACAGCCCAGAACAGATTGCGGGCCGGTTGCGCCTTGATTTCCCCGACGATCCGGAGATGTGGGTGTCCCACGAGACGATCTATCAAGCCCTCTATGTTCAACCCCGTGGGGAACTGGCACGCCTGATCAAGCAGGCACTTCGGTCCGGTCGAACTCACCGAAAACCTCAGGGCCGCAAAACCAACGAGAGCCGCGGCCAAATCAAAGACATGATCAATATCAGCGAGCGTCCCGCCGAGGCTGATGACCGCGCAATCCCCGGGCACTGGGAAGGGGACCTCATCCTGGGTAGCACCGCCTCAGCCTCAGCGATCGGCACCATGGTCGAACGGACCACCGGGTTTGTCATGCTGCTGCACCTGCCCGGTGATCGCACCGCAGCCACCCTGGCCGAGGCGATGAGTGCCAAAATCCCCGAGATCCCGGAGATCCTGCGCCGCTCGTTGACCTGGGACCAGGGCAAGGAAATGGCCCTACACACCCAGATCACCCAGGCCACCGGCCTGCCCATCTACTTCTGCGACCCCCACAGCCCCTGGCAGCGCGGCACCAACGAAAACACCAACGGCCTCCTACGCCAATACTTCCCCAAAAGCACTGACCTGTCGTTCTACGGTCCAGGCTGGCTCGACCAAGTCGCCGCCGAGCTCAACTCCCGTCCCCGCAAACGCCACGGCTGGCGCACGCCCGCAGAAGAACTCGACCGTCTACTCTCAGACCCGTCCACATTTGTTGCAGCCACCGCTTGA
- the dtd gene encoding D-aminoacyl-tRNA deacylase, which produces MRILVQRVTSARVRVDGAVVGEISPAGQGLLALVGVTHTDDAAVARKLAEKLWQLRVLDEEKSASEVGAPILVVSQFTLYGNTTKGRRPTWNAAAPRALAEPLVDAFAGALAELGAEVQTGVFGADMAVELVNDGPVTVLLEL; this is translated from the coding sequence ATGCGAATCCTGGTGCAGCGCGTCACGTCTGCCCGGGTGCGGGTCGACGGCGCCGTCGTCGGAGAGATCTCGCCCGCCGGCCAGGGGTTGCTCGCGCTGGTCGGGGTCACCCATACCGACGACGCGGCCGTCGCCCGCAAATTGGCTGAAAAGCTCTGGCAGCTGCGGGTTCTCGATGAAGAAAAGTCGGCCAGTGAGGTCGGCGCCCCGATCCTGGTGGTCAGCCAGTTCACGTTGTACGGCAACACCACCAAGGGGCGCCGGCCCACCTGGAATGCCGCCGCGCCGAGGGCGCTCGCCGAACCGTTGGTCGACGCGTTCGCCGGGGCGCTTGCCGAGCTCGGAGCCGAGGTGCAGACGGGAGTCTTCGGTGCCGACATGGCAGTCGAGCTCGTCAACGACGGACCCGTGACGGTGCTGCTGGAGTTGTGA
- a CDS encoding molybdopterin-dependent oxidoreductase — protein MPRTVHTFCRYCLAACGVEVTVADNRVLKISPDKQNPHSWRDFCAKGRTAAQVVEHPARITAPMKRVGDHYVETGWDEAIADIAARLNTIIDTGGPDAVGAYYGNPAGYSSSNLMFMNAWMDAIGTFNRYAVGSVDQNAMHVVAEKMYGSALMVPVSDVDNCDFFLLVGANPAVSAWNWLESVPGGWRRTLARQQQGARIVVVDPLRTETAERADVHLAVRPGQDWALLLAMVKVILDEGREHRADCAGTTVGMAALRTLVGVADLDDLATRCDVPVSDIVSVARDFATAERAMVVTRTGVSLHLGGTAAEWLGHVLNVITGRMDRPGGRRYEPGYVDAVRLAGLAGTTAHKSRLRGRDLVAGAHALSELPDEITTAGRGQIRALLINSGNPVVSGPDGTKLDDALAQLDLLVAIDFVQRESHRHAHWLLPAVHWLERDDLLAFTSNLHDEPYLHYGVRAVAPPPRAREEWRIFTDLALAMNRPLFGVRGLNAFVRGSRWVARLTGRTGLEFGPEWVNRLLVATSRKVDGHRIRWREVLAHPHGWVLGPREYGHFRDALRTPDKKVQVAPPEFVARVRELLAEPAATPPPDYPFQLGNRRHRHSMNSWLNELPGLHPSGKGTNVVIHPEDAARLEVTDGDRVRVHSAVGAVELSVAVSDVPRCGVVVIDHGWGSRVFDPRGQSEPLAYGVNRNLLVDGDAVDPLSQTAALNSTYVAIEPVLRDQR, from the coding sequence ATGCCCCGGACTGTGCACACGTTCTGCCGGTACTGCCTGGCGGCCTGCGGGGTCGAGGTCACCGTCGCCGACAACAGAGTGCTCAAGATATCTCCGGACAAGCAGAACCCGCACAGCTGGCGGGACTTCTGCGCCAAAGGACGGACCGCGGCGCAGGTCGTCGAGCACCCCGCGCGGATCACCGCCCCGATGAAACGGGTCGGTGACCATTATGTCGAAACCGGCTGGGACGAAGCGATCGCCGACATCGCGGCACGCCTGAACACGATCATCGACACCGGTGGCCCCGACGCTGTCGGCGCGTACTACGGCAATCCGGCCGGGTATTCGTCGTCGAACCTGATGTTCATGAATGCCTGGATGGACGCCATCGGCACTTTCAACCGCTACGCGGTGGGCTCGGTGGACCAGAACGCGATGCACGTGGTGGCCGAGAAGATGTACGGCTCAGCGCTGATGGTACCGGTCTCCGACGTCGACAACTGCGATTTTTTTCTGTTGGTCGGCGCCAATCCCGCTGTCAGCGCCTGGAATTGGCTGGAGTCGGTACCCGGCGGGTGGCGACGCACCCTGGCGCGTCAACAGCAGGGTGCGCGAATCGTGGTGGTCGACCCGCTGCGCACCGAAACCGCCGAGCGCGCCGACGTGCACCTGGCCGTACGGCCCGGGCAGGACTGGGCGCTGCTGCTGGCCATGGTCAAGGTGATCCTCGACGAAGGCCGGGAGCACCGCGCCGACTGTGCCGGGACAACCGTGGGGATGGCCGCCTTGCGCACCCTGGTCGGCGTGGCAGACCTGGACGACCTGGCGACCCGCTGCGATGTTCCGGTCAGTGACATCGTGTCGGTGGCACGCGATTTCGCAACTGCCGAGCGAGCCATGGTGGTGACGCGGACCGGCGTGTCATTGCACCTGGGCGGCACCGCAGCCGAATGGCTGGGTCATGTGCTCAACGTGATCACCGGCCGGATGGACCGGCCGGGAGGCCGGCGCTACGAGCCCGGATACGTCGACGCGGTGCGATTGGCCGGGTTGGCCGGTACCACTGCGCACAAGAGCCGACTGCGCGGCCGAGATCTGGTGGCCGGCGCCCACGCGCTGAGCGAACTTCCCGACGAGATCACCACCGCCGGCCGCGGACAGATCCGCGCCCTGCTGATCAACAGCGGTAATCCCGTGGTGTCGGGCCCGGACGGCACCAAGCTCGATGACGCGCTGGCGCAGCTGGATCTGTTGGTGGCCATCGACTTCGTGCAACGCGAAAGCCACCGGCACGCGCACTGGCTGCTACCCGCGGTGCACTGGCTGGAGCGCGATGACCTGCTGGCGTTCACCAGCAACCTGCACGACGAGCCCTACCTGCACTACGGGGTACGCGCAGTCGCGCCCCCACCGCGAGCGCGCGAGGAGTGGCGCATCTTCACCGACCTCGCGTTGGCGATGAATCGACCGCTGTTCGGTGTGCGCGGACTCAATGCGTTTGTCCGGGGTTCGCGGTGGGTGGCCCGGCTGACCGGGCGGACCGGTCTCGAGTTCGGTCCGGAATGGGTGAACCGGCTGCTGGTGGCCACGAGCCGAAAGGTCGATGGACACCGGATCCGCTGGCGCGAGGTGCTGGCCCACCCGCACGGCTGGGTGCTCGGACCACGCGAGTACGGCCACTTTCGTGACGCGCTACGCACCCCCGACAAGAAGGTGCAGGTTGCGCCGCCCGAGTTCGTCGCCCGAGTCCGCGAGCTGCTCGCCGAGCCGGCAGCGACGCCGCCGCCGGACTACCCATTCCAGCTGGGTAATCGCCGTCACCGGCACTCGATGAACTCGTGGCTCAACGAGCTGCCCGGTCTGCACCCGTCCGGGAAGGGCACCAACGTGGTCATCCATCCCGAGGACGCGGCGCGACTCGAGGTCACCGACGGCGACCGGGTCAGGGTGCACTCCGCCGTCGGTGCGGTGGAACTGAGCGTCGCGGTCAGCGACGTGCCGCGGTGCGGCGTCGTCGTCATCGACCATGGTTGGGGGTCAAGGGTTTTCGATCCCCGCGGGCAGTCAGAGCCGCTGGCCTACGGAGTCAACCGCAATCTGCTCGTCGACGGCGACGCGGTGGACCCGCTGTCGCAGACCGCGGCCTTGAACTCGACGTACGTGGCGATCGAACCGGTGCTGCGGGATCAGCGTTGA
- a CDS encoding DUF3558 domain-containing protein yields the protein MHGVNHSQRSISRPAAVSRVRSALAVALAAVFPVLAGCSDGQSPAPQVPPTEAQNEDIAHGPFFPQCGGISDEEITRQTRVQGLVNTAKTSVGCQWLAGGSILGPHFSFTWFRGSPIGRERKTMELSRTSVEDLNIEGHDGFIGINEDPVYGVNLCEVGIQFEDDFIEWSISYGMPPFPDACEVAKELTRQSIVNAK from the coding sequence GTGCATGGCGTGAACCACAGCCAGCGCAGCATCAGCCGGCCTGCCGCGGTATCCCGGGTGCGTTCCGCGCTGGCCGTCGCGCTGGCAGCCGTGTTCCCGGTGCTGGCCGGGTGCTCCGACGGTCAGTCGCCCGCTCCGCAGGTGCCGCCCACCGAGGCGCAGAACGAAGACATCGCACACGGGCCGTTCTTCCCGCAGTGCGGCGGTATCAGCGATGAGGAGATCACCCGACAGACCCGTGTGCAGGGACTGGTGAACACCGCCAAGACGTCGGTGGGCTGCCAGTGGTTGGCCGGTGGCAGCATCCTGGGTCCGCATTTTTCGTTCACCTGGTTCCGCGGCAGCCCCATCGGGCGTGAACGCAAGACCATGGAACTGTCGCGCACCAGCGTCGAGGACCTCAACATCGAGGGTCATGACGGGTTCATCGGCATCAACGAAGACCCGGTCTACGGCGTCAACCTGTGCGAGGTCGGCATCCAGTTCGAGGACGACTTCATCGAGTGGTCGATCAGCTACGGCATGCCTCCGTTTCCCGACGCCTGTGAGGTGGCCAAGGAATTGACCCGGCAATCGATCGTGAACGCGAAATGA
- a CDS encoding heavy-metal-associated domain-containing protein, giving the protein MSTTTTITVAGMTCGGCASSVRAELQAIPGVTQVDIDLSHGTVTINSTGPVDDAAVQSAVEEAGYQLAS; this is encoded by the coding sequence ATGAGCACCACCACCACCATCACCGTCGCCGGCATGACCTGCGGGGGCTGTGCATCGTCGGTCCGCGCGGAACTCCAGGCCATCCCAGGCGTCACCCAGGTCGACATCGACCTCTCCCACGGTACGGTCACGATCAACAGCACGGGTCCGGTCGACGACGCAGCGGTGCAGTCCGCCGTCGAAGAGGCCGGTTATCAACTGGCGAGCTGA
- a CDS encoding DUF3558 domain-containing protein — protein MRGRRALVAAAAALLTLTGCTQTVDGTAAKAGSGSTPRNYDSERQYPNLLKECEVLTEDILAETVGADPLDIQSTFVGAVCRWQAANPAGLVDITRFWFELGSLDNEREVAEELGYQIENRSIAGITSFVMRPDDPNGACGVASDAAGVVGWWVNPQAPGIDACAKAIKLMELTLATRA, from the coding sequence ATGAGGGGGCGGCGCGCGCTGGTGGCCGCGGCAGCTGCGTTGCTGACCCTGACCGGCTGCACTCAAACGGTGGACGGCACCGCGGCCAAGGCCGGGTCCGGCAGCACCCCTCGCAACTACGATTCCGAACGGCAGTACCCCAACCTGCTCAAGGAGTGCGAGGTGCTCACCGAGGACATTCTGGCCGAGACCGTCGGGGCAGATCCGCTGGATATCCAGAGCACCTTCGTCGGAGCGGTGTGTCGGTGGCAGGCCGCCAACCCGGCCGGACTGGTCGACATCACCCGCTTCTGGTTCGAACTGGGCAGTCTCGACAACGAGCGTGAGGTTGCCGAAGAGTTGGGTTACCAGATCGAGAACCGCTCGATCGCGGGTATCACGTCGTTCGTGATGCGGCCCGACGATCCCAACGGCGCGTGCGGAGTGGCCAGCGACGCGGCCGGCGTGGTCGGCTGGTGGGTCAACCCGCAGGCACCCGGCATCGACGCATGCGCCAAGGCGATCAAACTCATGGAGCTGACACTGGCGACCCGCGCCTGA
- a CDS encoding ABC transporter ATP-binding protein: protein MRMGEPPQARSRDFKGSAIRLLKLLAPNRAMTAAVMVLGVGGIAIGVIGPRILGHATDLLFDGVIGRQLPAGLTREQAIEAARARGEDRFADLLSGSGAVPGQGVDFAAVARTLALALALYLIAALMVWLQARLLNVVVQRTIAGLRSSVEDKVHRLPLRYFDTRQRGEVLSRTTNDVDNLQQSLAMSITQLLTSVLTVVAVLVMMLTISPLLTLLTVVTVPLSLWVTRSIARRSRTLFVAQWTNTGKLNAHIEETYSGFTVVKTFGHRAQAEERFRELNDDVYQASFGAQFLSGLVSPATIFIGNLSYVAVAVVGGLQVATGQITLGSIQAFIQYVRQFNQPLTQIAGMYNTMQSGVASAERVFDLLDAEEETPDAVRPLPAPIGGGGRVEFEHVRFGYQPATPVIEDLSLVVEPGTTVAIVGPTGAGKTTLVNLLMRFYELDSGRILLDGVDIASVSRDSLRSRIGMVLQDTWLFAGTIYDNIAYGRPDATRDEVLDAARAAYVDRFVHTLPDGYDTRVNDGGTNISAGEKQLITIARAVLARPQLLVLDEATSSVDTRTEVLIQRAMTRLRRDRTSFIIAHRLSTIRDADVILVLDAGRIVEQGSHQELAAARGAYWAMTQA, encoded by the coding sequence ATGCGGATGGGCGAACCGCCTCAGGCCCGGTCGCGCGATTTCAAGGGCTCGGCGATCCGGCTGCTGAAGCTGCTCGCGCCCAACCGGGCGATGACGGCCGCGGTGATGGTGCTCGGCGTTGGCGGCATTGCGATCGGCGTGATCGGACCGCGGATCCTCGGACATGCGACCGACCTGCTGTTCGACGGCGTGATCGGCCGCCAGCTGCCCGCCGGCCTGACCCGCGAGCAGGCCATCGAGGCGGCCCGCGCACGCGGTGAGGACAGGTTCGCCGATTTGTTGTCGGGCTCCGGCGCGGTCCCCGGACAAGGCGTCGACTTCGCTGCGGTAGCCCGCACGCTGGCACTGGCGTTGGCGTTGTACCTGATTGCCGCACTGATGGTCTGGCTGCAGGCCCGGCTGCTCAACGTCGTGGTGCAGCGCACCATCGCCGGGCTGCGGAGCTCGGTCGAGGACAAAGTGCACCGGCTGCCGCTGCGCTACTTCGACACCCGACAACGCGGCGAGGTGCTCAGCCGGACCACCAACGACGTCGACAACCTGCAGCAGTCGCTGGCCATGTCGATCACCCAGCTGCTGACTTCGGTGCTGACCGTTGTGGCGGTACTGGTGATGATGCTGACGATCTCACCGCTGCTGACCCTGCTGACCGTCGTCACCGTGCCGTTGTCGCTGTGGGTGACCCGCTCGATCGCGCGGCGGTCACGCACCCTGTTCGTCGCTCAGTGGACCAATACCGGAAAACTCAACGCACACATCGAGGAGACCTACAGCGGCTTCACCGTGGTGAAGACCTTCGGTCACCGCGCGCAAGCCGAGGAACGGTTCCGCGAGCTCAACGACGACGTCTACCAGGCCAGCTTCGGGGCACAGTTCCTGTCCGGCCTGGTCTCCCCGGCCACCATCTTCATCGGCAACCTCAGCTACGTGGCGGTCGCGGTCGTCGGCGGCCTGCAAGTCGCCACCGGGCAGATCACGCTGGGCAGCATCCAGGCCTTCATCCAATACGTCCGGCAGTTCAACCAGCCGCTGACCCAGATCGCCGGGATGTACAACACCATGCAGTCCGGAGTGGCCAGCGCCGAGCGGGTATTCGACCTGCTCGACGCCGAGGAGGAGACACCGGACGCGGTGCGGCCACTGCCCGCCCCCATCGGCGGCGGCGGACGGGTGGAGTTCGAGCACGTGCGGTTCGGCTATCAGCCCGCTACCCCGGTCATCGAGGACCTGTCCCTGGTGGTCGAGCCGGGCACCACCGTGGCCATCGTCGGACCGACCGGTGCCGGCAAGACGACGCTGGTGAACCTGTTGATGCGGTTCTACGAACTGGATTCGGGCCGGATCCTGCTCGACGGCGTCGACATCGCGTCGGTCAGCCGCGACTCGCTGCGTTCGCGGATCGGCATGGTGCTGCAGGACACCTGGCTCTTCGCCGGCACGATCTATGACAACATCGCCTACGGCCGGCCCGATGCAACCCGCGACGAGGTACTCGACGCGGCCCGCGCGGCCTATGTGGACCGGTTCGTGCACACGCTGCCCGACGGTTATGACACCCGGGTCAACGATGGCGGCACCAACATCAGCGCCGGGGAGAAGCAACTCATCACGATCGCCAGAGCCGTTCTGGCACGACCCCAGCTGCTGGTGCTCGACGAGGCGACCAGCTCCGTGGACACCCGCACCGAGGTACTGATCCAGCGGGCGATGACCCGACTGCGCCGCGACCGCACCAGTTTCATCATCGCCCATCGACTTTCGACGATCCGGGACGCCGACGTGATCCTGGTGCTCGACGCGGGCCGGATCGTGGAGCAGGGCAGTCACCAGGAGCTGGCGGCCGCCCGGGGTGCGTACTGGGCGATGACGCAGGCCTGA
- a CDS encoding ABC transporter ATP-binding protein: protein MLWGLLRRHVRPYRRLLAVVAALQVVSTLATLYLPTVNAAIIDDGVALGNLRRIVELGLVMLAVTAVQVVCAVGAVYFGSRAAMGFGRDLRSVLFHHVTGFSAEETARFGAPSLLTRTTNDVQQIQLLLQLTCTMLITAPIMSVGGIFMAIHQDAGLSWLLLVSVPVLAAANYWIVSHLLPIFRRLQGQIDGINRVMREQLTGLRVVRAFAREPHERARFAEANHALAGTALEAGRWQALMLPVTTLVINVSSVALIWFGGLRIDAGQMQVGSLIAFLSYFMQILLAVLMATFILVIIPRASVCAERITEVLDTQPAVENHPAPDAPATVTGEIRFASATFSYPGADRPVLQDVSLTVRPGTTTAVVGSTGSGKSTLISLICRLYDVTGGAVLLDGTDVRDYDIERLWSLIGLVPQRGYLFSGTVADNLALGATPGREVTEEQMWAALRVAGIDDFVAAHPDRLQMPVAQGGMNFSGGQRQRLAIARAVIRRPAIYLFDDAFSALDVHTDARVRQALREVSAEATVVMVSQRISTVAGADQIVVLDDGRVVGTGSHDDLLRTCQTYREFAESQGVRTGRR from the coding sequence ATGCTCTGGGGGCTGCTCCGCCGGCATGTGCGGCCGTATCGCCGGTTGCTGGCCGTGGTCGCCGCACTCCAGGTGGTCAGCACGCTGGCGACGCTGTACCTGCCGACGGTCAACGCGGCGATCATCGACGACGGCGTCGCGCTGGGGAACCTGCGCCGCATTGTCGAGCTCGGACTGGTGATGCTGGCGGTCACCGCCGTCCAGGTGGTCTGCGCCGTCGGCGCGGTGTACTTCGGCTCGCGCGCGGCGATGGGCTTCGGACGCGACCTGCGCTCGGTGTTGTTCCACCATGTCACCGGGTTCTCCGCCGAGGAGACCGCGCGCTTCGGGGCGCCGTCTCTGCTGACCCGGACCACCAACGACGTCCAGCAGATCCAGCTGCTGCTCCAGCTGACCTGCACCATGCTGATCACCGCCCCGATCATGTCGGTGGGCGGCATCTTCATGGCGATCCACCAGGACGCCGGCTTGTCCTGGCTGCTGCTGGTCAGCGTTCCGGTGCTGGCCGCGGCCAACTACTGGATCGTGTCGCATCTGCTGCCGATCTTTCGGCGCCTACAAGGACAGATCGACGGCATCAACCGGGTGATGCGCGAGCAGCTGACCGGACTGCGGGTGGTCCGGGCCTTCGCCCGGGAGCCGCACGAGCGTGCCCGCTTCGCCGAGGCCAACCACGCGCTGGCCGGCACCGCGCTGGAGGCGGGACGGTGGCAGGCGCTGATGCTGCCGGTCACCACCCTGGTCATCAACGTCTCCAGCGTGGCGCTGATCTGGTTCGGCGGTCTGCGCATCGACGCCGGCCAGATGCAGGTCGGATCGTTGATCGCATTCCTGTCCTACTTCATGCAGATCCTGCTGGCCGTGCTGATGGCGACGTTCATCCTGGTCATCATCCCGCGCGCCTCGGTGTGCGCCGAGCGGATCACCGAGGTGCTCGACACCCAACCCGCCGTCGAGAACCATCCCGCACCCGACGCACCGGCCACCGTCACCGGCGAAATCCGGTTCGCGTCGGCGACTTTCAGCTACCCCGGCGCAGACCGCCCGGTGCTGCAGGACGTTTCGCTGACGGTTCGGCCTGGGACCACCACCGCGGTTGTCGGGTCCACCGGCTCGGGGAAGTCGACGCTGATCTCACTGATCTGCCGGCTCTACGACGTCACCGGGGGGGCGGTGCTGTTGGACGGGACCGATGTGCGCGACTACGACATCGAGCGGTTGTGGAGCCTCATCGGCCTGGTGCCGCAGCGCGGCTATCTGTTCTCCGGAACCGTGGCCGACAACCTGGCGCTCGGCGCGACACCGGGACGTGAGGTCACCGAGGAACAGATGTGGGCGGCGCTGCGGGTCGCAGGTATCGACGACTTCGTCGCCGCGCACCCCGACAGACTCCAGATGCCGGTGGCCCAAGGCGGGATGAACTTCTCGGGCGGACAACGTCAGCGGCTGGCCATTGCCCGCGCGGTGATCCGCCGGCCCGCGATCTACCTGTTCGACGACGCGTTCTCGGCCCTCGACGTGCACACCGACGCACGGGTCCGACAGGCTCTGCGCGAGGTGTCGGCAGAGGCCACGGTCGTCATGGTCTCCCAACGCATCTCGACAGTGGCCGGCGCCGACCAGATCGTGGTGCTCGACGACGGCCGGGTGGTGGGCACCGGCAGCCACGACGACCTGCTGCGGACGTGTCAGACCTACCGGGAGTTCGCCGAGTCCCAAGGGGTCCGGACGGGCCGCCGGTGA